From a region of the Lactuca sativa cultivar Salinas chromosome 4, Lsat_Salinas_v11, whole genome shotgun sequence genome:
- the LOC111891974 gene encoding putative F-box protein At5g55150, whose amino-acid sequence MPSWSDLLPEILNKIAGRFEFYEDFLNFLCVCSSWRSSATTTKKFIHHLPSRFPLLMLAESNTEEDNDQNYRKFFLLSSGTMRKVQLPEAHWQRCISTHGWLLTTGEEEFYAKLIHPLSRTQIDLPELYMFEELYFDQDEWMYYGHCMRKVVFTSSNPLLLEPDFRVIIIWGQTLGFCRLGDVSWSRITDWDGHLLDITYHNMRKRLYTVTTIGSIYECDVFSCGPGPLNLNRLSTLPRKEFDCSCLQSAYLLEWGYDKLLMVTREHQWYKKHSEEFRRYGPYSTKRFQCFVFSLDDEKWSKLLSLGDKAVFLGFNSSFAIDAGGGIKPDCIYFTDDLYEPYRDLPNGGGGDVGVYHMSDGSIGPIMDAQEHLFRARPPLWLQTSTIPAIKQI is encoded by the coding sequence ATGCCCTCTTGGTCGGATCTTCTGCCGGAGATTCTAAACAAGATCGCCGGAAGGTTCGAGTTTTATGAAGATTTCCTCAATTTTCTTTGTGTTTGTAGTTCATGGAGATCTTCTGCCACGACAACCAAAAAGTTCATACACCACCTTCCTTCTCGCTTTCCATTGTTGATGCTTGCAGAGTCCAACACCGAAGAAGACAATGATCAAAATTACCGTAAGTTCTTTCTTCTTTCAAGCGGCACGATGCGTAAGGTGCAACTACCAGAGGCTCACTGGCAACGATGTATATCAACCCATGGGTGGTTACTGACCACCGGTGAAGAAGAGTTCTACGCCAAGCTCATCCATCCACTTTCCCGTACTCAAATCGATCTCCCTGAGCTTTATATGTTCGAGGAACTCTACTTTGATCAAGACGAGTGGATGTACTATGGGCACTGCATGAGGAAAGTAGTTTTTACGTCATCAAACCCTTTGTTATTGGAGCCTGACTTTCGCGTTATTATCATCTGGGGCCAAACTTTAGGGTTTTGCAGGCTTGGTGACGTTTCATGGAGCCGTATAACTGATTGGGATGGACATCTTCTCGACATTACGTATCATAACATGCGAAAACGGCTATACACAGTGACAACCATCGGATCAATCTACGAATGTGACGTTTTTAGTTGTGGACCAGGTCCTCTAAATTTGAATCGATTGTCAACATTACCACGAAAAGAATTCGACTGTTCGTGCCTCCAATCAGCTTATCTTCTCGAATGGGGTTATGACAAGTTGCTAATGGTTACACGTGAACATCAGTGGTACAAGAAACATAGCGAGGAGTTTCGTCGTTATGGACCTTATAGCACTAAGAGGTTTCAATGCTTTGTGTTCAGTTTGGATGATGAAAAGTGGTCGAAACTCCTCAGTTTGGGAGACAAAGCTGTGTTTTTGGGTTTCAATTCATCATTCGCCATTGATGCAGGTGGTGGCATAAAGCCCGATTGTATCTACTTTACTGATGATCTTTATGAGCCATACCGTGATCTGCCGAATGGAGGTGGAGGGGATGTTGGAGTTTATCATATGTCCGATGGTAGCATCGGTCCCATTATGGATGCACAAGAACACTTGTTCCGTGCTCGTCCTCCTTTGTGGCTTCAAACCAGCACCATCCCTGCGATTAAACAAATTTAA